GGTGCCCGGGTACTTCTGTCCACCAACCGCGACCAGGCGCGGCTTCAGCTTGTCAGCGGTCTTGGCGAAGTCCTTGATGAGGCGGCCGGCGGCACCGGGGTCTTCCTTCGAGAAGGCATACAGCAGCGGACCGGTCAGCTCGTCGGCGATGACGGCGTAATCGGTGTCGGCCACTGCACGCGAAACGAGGGTGTTCTTGACTACCTTGAGGTAGACCCCGTTCTCGCGCGCCTTCTTGCGCAGGTCGGTCAGCTGAGCGACCGTAAGACCCAGATACTCGGCGGCGACCAGCGAGTGCGCCGATGCGGCGACCTCGGCCAGTTCGGCAACGACTTCCTTCTTCTGGTTCAGATTGAGAGCCATTGCACTCCTCCGTACTTCAACTCCGCCTGCGGCTCCTGCCGCGGACGGTCCATGAGCGGCACCGGTCCATCGATGCCGGGACGGCCGAATGGCCTTCCGGGTGGCAGCCTTTTTCCGGATTCGAAACCAGCATGAATTCCAGAGGGTCGGCGACCATCTACGCAGGCCCGCGATGCTTGCGCATGCACAGGATTAAGCGGTCCGCGCTGCAGCGGCGGCGATTCCATTGCCAGTCGAGCGTCCATGCCCGTCGCCGTTGCATCGTCGACCGCGCCTGCGGTCTTTGACGGCGCCGCGCCGGGACCGGAGTCCGTTTGCGAAGCCCTCAAAATTGGTGGAACAGGCGGCGCCCGGAGGCGCCACCCCGGAACATCACTTCAGCGCGAGCGAACCCTGGTCCACGGCAACGCCGGGGCCCATCGTCGAGCTGACCGAGATCTTCTGCAGGTACTGGCCCTTGGACGTGGCCGGCTTGGCCTTGACCAGGTCCGCAAGCAGGGCCTGCAGGTTGGTCTTCAGGCGCTCGGCGTCGAAGTCGGCCTTGCCGATGGTGCAGTGGATGATGCCGGCCTTGTCGGTGCGGTAACGCACCTGGCCGCCCTTGGCGTTCTTCACCGCTTCGCCCGGGTTCGGGGACACGGTGCCGACCTTCGGGTTCGGCATCAGGCCGCGCGGGCCCAGCAGCGTGCCGAGCTTGCCGACGACGCGCATGGCGTCCGGGGTGGCGATGACCACGTCGTAGCTCAGGTCGCCGCCCTGCATCTTCTCGGCGAGATCATCCATGCCGACCGCATCGGCACCCGCGGCCAGGGCCTCGTCGGCCTTGGCGCCGGCCGGCGCGAACACCGCCACGCGCACGGTCTTGCCGGTGCCTTCCGGCAGCACGGTCGAACCACGGACCTGCTGGTCCGACTTGCGCGCGTCGACGCCGAGGCGCACCGCCACGTCGACTGCTTCGTTGAACTTCGCCGTGCTGAGATCCTTGACGATCTTCAGCGCGTCGTCGATGCCGTATGCCTTGCCCGGCTGGACCGCGGCGGCAACTGCCTTCTGGCGCTTGGTCTGCTTTGCCATGTCTTAGCCCTCCACCGTCAGGCCCATGCTGCGGGCCGAGCCCGCGATCGTGCGCACCGCCGCTTCCAGTTCGGCTGCCGTCAGGTCGGCTTCCTTGGTCTTGGCGATCTCCTCGAGCTGCTTGCGGGTGACCTTGCCCACCTTCTCGGTGTTCGGGCGCTTGGAGCCCGAGGTCACGCCAGCGGCCTTCTTGAGCAGCACGGCGGCAGGGGTGCTCTTGGTGATGAAGGTGAACGTACGGTCCGAATAGGCCGTGATGATCACCGGCACCGGCAGGCCCGGCTCCATCTTCTGCGTGGCGGCATTGAACGCCTTGCAGAATTCCATGATGTTCAGGCCGCGCTGGCCCAGCGCGGGGCCGACCGGCGGCGAGGGGTTGGCCTGACCGGCCTTCACCTGCAGCTTGATGTAACCGACGACTTTCTTTGCCATCTGACTGTTCTCTCCGGGTGCAAGCGCCTGTGAAGGCTCCCCATCGGGCCGGGATCATGTCGGTCAGGAGTGGCACGCGTCCCGGCGTCGCCGTGCCACTCACACGAAGGGCCACCTGCGGGGTGGCCAATACGGATGCCCGGCTCGACCGGACAGGGAGCCGCGCAGTATAGCAGGTTGCAAAGCCACCGCCAGTGCAGGCGGTGGCGCGGGTTCAGGCCTTCTCGACCTGGCCGAATTCGAGTTCCACCGGCGTCGAGCGGCCGAAGATCAGCACAGCGACGCGCAGGCGGCTCTTCTCGTAGTTGACTTCCTCGACCACGCCGTTGAAGTCGTTGAACGGCCCGTCGACCACGCGGACCATCTGGCCCGCCTCGAACAGCACCTTCGGACGCGGCTTCTCGACGCCGTCCTGCACGCGCTGCAGGATCGCATCGGCCTCGTCATCGCGGATCGGCAGCGGCTGCGCGGCGGTCCCGCCGATGAACCCCATCACCTTCGGGGTTTCCTTCACCAGGTGCCAGCTCTCGCTGTCGATGCGCGGGATGCCCGCCTCGTCATGGGTGGCGATCTGCACCAGCACGTAGCCCGGGAAGAACTTGCGCTCGGAACGGCGCTTCTGGCCGGAACGCATCTCGACGATCTCTTCGGTCGGCACCAGCACGTCGCCGAACTTTTCCTGCATCTCGGCACGGACGATGCGGTCGCGCAGCGCCTGCGCCACCGACTTCTCGAAGCCGGAATAGGCATGCACCACGTACCAACGCTTGTCGGCTTGGGTTTCCATCAGCTCGTCAACTCCTCAGTGCCCCAGAAACAGCCGCAGCAGCCACTGGATGACGGTATCGAAGCCCGCGAGCACCAGCGCGATGATGATCACTGCGATGATCACCACCCAGGTCATGCGCATGGCTTCCTGGCGGGTCGGCCAGACCACCTTGCGCAGCTCGAAGCGGGTCTCGGCCAGGAACTCGCGGGTTTGCGCGCCCCTGGTCGTGGACACCATGAAAACCGCGACACCGGCAGCGACGCCGGCGACCACGGCCAGGATCCGCGCAAAGGCCGGCCACTGCCCGGCGAACCAGTAGAACGCGAACAGGCCGGCCACCACCAGCAGGATCGACACCGCGTACTTGACGATGTCGGCGGCGGAAGCGGTCTTGGATTGTTCGACTCGGCTGTTCACTCGGGGCTTCGCTGCTGTGGTCGTGCCGACCCGGTGGGTCGGTCATGTGCGGGCGGATCCGCCTGTCTGGCACGCCAGGAGGGACTCGAACCCCCAACCTGCGGTTTTGGAGACCGCTGCTCTGCCAATTGAGCTACTGGCGTGTATCGGTTGAAACAGTGTCGCCGCACCGTCCTTAGACGACGAAGGCGGACCGGGGTTCCGGCCCGCCTCGCTGGCTGCGGCGAAGCGGTGGAATCGCCTGTGACGATTCCACCCCTGCAGCTTACTTGATGATCTTGGCGACGACGCCGGCGCCGACGGTGCGGCCGCCTTCGCGGATCGCGAAACGCAGGCCTTCGTCCATCGCGATCGGGTTGATCAGCGAGACCACCATCTTCACGTTGTCGCCCGGCATCACCATCTCGGTGCCTTCCGGCAGCTCACAGGCACCGGTGATGTCGGTGGTGCGGAAGTAGAACTGCGGACGGTAGCCCTTGAAGAACGGCGTGTGGCGGCCACCCTCGTCCTTCGACAGCACGTAGACCTCGGCTTCGAAGTCGGTGTGCGGCTTGATCGAACCCGGCTTGCACAGCACCTGGCCGCGCTCGACGTCGTCACGCTTGGTGCCGCGCAGCAGCAGACCGGCGTTGTCGCCCGCCTGGCCCTGGTCGAGCAGCTTGCGGAACATCTCGACGCCGGTGACGGTCGTCTTCTGGGTGGCGCGGATACCGACGATCTCGATTTCCTCGCCCACCTTGATCACGCCGCGCTCGATGCGCCCGGTCACCACCGTGCCGCGGCCCGAGATCGAGAACACGTCCTCGACCGGCATCAGGAACGTCTTGTCGATGTCGCGCTCCGGCTCCGGGATCCAGGTGTCGAGCGCCTCGACCAGCTTGATGATCGCCGGCACGCCGATGTCGGACTGGTCGCCTTCCAGCGCCTTCAGTGCCGACCCGTGGATGATCGGGGTGTCGTCGCCGGGGAAGTCGTACTTCGACAGCAGCTCGCGCACTTCCATCTCGACCAGCTCGAGCAGCTCGGCGTCGTCGACCATGTCGGCCTTGTTCAGGAACACCACGATGTACGGCACGCCGACCTGGCGCGCGAGCAGGATGTGCTCGCGCGTCTGCGGCATCGGGCCGTCCGCGGCCGAGCACACCAGGATCGCGCCGTCCATCTGCGCCGCACCGGTGATCATGTTCTTGACGTAGTCGGCGTGGCCCGGGCAGTCGACGTGCGCGTAGTGGCGCGTCGGGCTCTCGTATTCCACGTGCGAGGTCGAGATCGTGATGCCGCGGGCCTTTTCCTCAGGCGCCTTGTCGATCGCGTCGTAGGCGTGGAACTCGCCGCCGAAACGCTCCGCGCCCACCTTCGTCAGCGCCGCCGTCAGCGTCGTCTTGCCGTGGTCGACGTGACCGATCGTGCCCACGTTCACGTGGGGCTTGGTGCGCTCGAACTTGCCCTTGGCCATGATTGGAATCTCGATTGAACGGTTGAATTGATCGGTTGAAATCTGGGATTGCGAAAAGTGGTGCTCACGAAAGGAATCGAACCTTCGACCTCCTCCTTACCAAGGAGGTGCTCTACCGACTGAGCTACGTGAGCACGGGTTTCCCGCTCCTTCCTGCCCTGCGCGACGCTTCCGGCGCCGCCCCGGCGCTTCCTGCGCCTTGGTAAAACCCGATGGTGATGGCGCTGCTGCCGCGAAGCGTCAATGGAGCGGGAGACGGGAATCGAACCCGCACCATCAGCTTGGAAGGCTGAGGTTCTACCATTGAACTACTCCCGCCGACTGCGGAGCCACACACCCCGCACGCGATGGACTGCCTGCGGTTGAAACTGTCGCGGACCTTGCCACCGGACCGCCATCTGCAACGTGGTGGAGGGAGGTGGATTCGAACCACCGAAGGCGTAAGCCAGCAGATTTACAGTCTGCCCCCGTTGGCCGCTTGGGTATCCCTCCGGAACCGGCCCGAAGGCCAGAACAGAGCCCGCAATTCTGGACTGCCACCCCGGGGCTGTCAACGCCTGTACAGCCTGTCCGGACAAGTTTTTCGCCTCGGTGTCGATCGCGCGCATCGCGCCGGCGATGTCGTGCGGTACGCCGCGGGCACGAGACGCACGGCCCTGCGCGACACGACCGCACCCGGGCCGTTGGCCGGGGCCTCGTCAGACGTTGAAGCGGAAGTGCATGACGTCGCCGTCCTTGACGATGTACTCCTTGCCTTCCAGCCGCCACTTGCCCGCTTCCTTGGCGCCGGACTCGCCGTTGTAGCGGATGAAGTCGTCATAGCCGACCACTTCGGCGCGGATGAAGCCCTTTTCGAAATCGGTGTGGATCACCGCCGCGGCCTGCGGCGCGGTCGCGCCGATCTTCACCGTCCACGCGCGCACTTCCTTGACCCCGGCGGTGAAATACGTCTGCAGGTCGAGCAGGCCGTAGGCGGCACGGATCACCCGGTTGAGGCCCGGCTCGTCGAGGCCCAGGTCGGTCAGGAACGCATCGCGGTCGACATCCTCGAGCTGCGACAGCTCCTCCTCGATCGCCGCCGACACCGGCACGACCTCGGCGCCCTCGCCGGCCGCGCGTGCACGCACGGCGTCGAGGTGCGGATTGTTCTCGAAGCCGTCCTCGAGCACGTTGGCGATGTAGAGCACCGGCTTGGCGGTGAGCAGGAACAGGTCGCGGATCGCCGCGCGGTCGTCGTCGGACAGTGCCAGCGCGCGCACCGGCTGGCCGTCGGCCAGCCCCTTCTGCACGCGGCCGAGCACCTCGGCACGCGCCTTCGATTCCTTGTCGCCGGTCTTGGCCGAACGCTCGGCGCGCTGCAGCGCACGTTCGACCGAATCGAGATCGGCCAGCGCCAGCTCGGTGTCGATCGTCTCGATGTCGGCGATCGGATCCACCCGGTTGTTGACGTGGATGACGTCCGGGTTCTCGAAGCAGCGCACGACGTGGGTGATCGCGTCGACCTCGCGGATGTGGGCGAGGAACTTGTTGCCCAGGCCCTCGCCGCTTGCGGCTCCCGCAACCAGGCCGGCGATGTCGACGAACTCGACCGCGGTCGGCACCACCTTCTGCGGCTTGATGATGTCGGCCAGCGCATTGAGGCGCACGTCCGGCACCGGCACCACGCCCACGTTCGGTTCGATGGTGCAGAAGGGGAAATTGGCCGCGGCGATGCCGGCC
This portion of the Luteimonas yindakuii genome encodes:
- the rplJ gene encoding 50S ribosomal protein L10 → MALNLNQKKEVVAELAEVAASAHSLVAAEYLGLTVAQLTDLRKKARENGVYLKVVKNTLVSRAVADTDYAVIADELTGPLLYAFSKEDPGAAGRLIKDFAKTADKLKPRLVAVGGQKYPGTHVDVLASLPTREQALAMLVGMMAQPATMLARVLAEPAASTARVINAVGQAKAA
- the rplA gene encoding 50S ribosomal protein L1 codes for the protein MAKQTKRQKAVAAAVQPGKAYGIDDALKIVKDLSTAKFNEAVDVAVRLGVDARKSDQQVRGSTVLPEGTGKTVRVAVFAPAGAKADEALAAGADAVGMDDLAEKMQGGDLSYDVVIATPDAMRVVGKLGTLLGPRGLMPNPKVGTVSPNPGEAVKNAKGGQVRYRTDKAGIIHCTIGKADFDAERLKTNLQALLADLVKAKPATSKGQYLQKISVSSTMGPGVAVDQGSLALK
- the rplK gene encoding 50S ribosomal protein L11, giving the protein MAKKVVGYIKLQVKAGQANPSPPVGPALGQRGLNIMEFCKAFNAATQKMEPGLPVPVIITAYSDRTFTFITKSTPAAVLLKKAAGVTSGSKRPNTEKVGKVTRKQLEEIAKTKEADLTAAELEAAVRTIAGSARSMGLTVEG
- the nusG gene encoding transcription termination/antitermination protein NusG; protein product: METQADKRWYVVHAYSGFEKSVAQALRDRIVRAEMQEKFGDVLVPTEEIVEMRSGQKRRSERKFFPGYVLVQIATHDEAGIPRIDSESWHLVKETPKVMGFIGGTAAQPLPIRDDEADAILQRVQDGVEKPRPKVLFEAGQMVRVVDGPFNDFNGVVEEVNYEKSRLRVAVLIFGRSTPVELEFGQVEKA
- the secE gene encoding preprotein translocase subunit SecE, with translation MNSRVEQSKTASAADIVKYAVSILLVVAGLFAFYWFAGQWPAFARILAVVAGVAAGVAVFMVSTTRGAQTREFLAETRFELRKVVWPTRQEAMRMTWVVIIAVIIIALVLAGFDTVIQWLLRLFLGH
- the tuf gene encoding elongation factor Tu translates to MAKGKFERTKPHVNVGTIGHVDHGKTTLTAALTKVGAERFGGEFHAYDAIDKAPEEKARGITISTSHVEYESPTRHYAHVDCPGHADYVKNMITGAAQMDGAILVCSAADGPMPQTREHILLARQVGVPYIVVFLNKADMVDDAELLELVEMEVRELLSKYDFPGDDTPIIHGSALKALEGDQSDIGVPAIIKLVEALDTWIPEPERDIDKTFLMPVEDVFSISGRGTVVTGRIERGVIKVGEEIEIVGIRATQKTTVTGVEMFRKLLDQGQAGDNAGLLLRGTKRDDVERGQVLCKPGSIKPHTDFEAEVYVLSKDEGGRHTPFFKGYRPQFYFRTTDITGACELPEGTEMVMPGDNVKMVVSLINPIAMDEGLRFAIREGGRTVGAGVVAKIIK
- the ychF gene encoding redox-regulated ATPase YchF encodes the protein MGIKCGIVGLPNVGKSTLFNALTKAGIAAANFPFCTIEPNVGVVPVPDVRLNALADIIKPQKVVPTAVEFVDIAGLVAGAASGEGLGNKFLAHIREVDAITHVVRCFENPDVIHVNNRVDPIADIETIDTELALADLDSVERALQRAERSAKTGDKESKARAEVLGRVQKGLADGQPVRALALSDDDRAAIRDLFLLTAKPVLYIANVLEDGFENNPHLDAVRARAAGEGAEVVPVSAAIEEELSQLEDVDRDAFLTDLGLDEPGLNRVIRAAYGLLDLQTYFTAGVKEVRAWTVKIGATAPQAAAVIHTDFEKGFIRAEVVGYDDFIRYNGESGAKEAGKWRLEGKEYIVKDGDVMHFRFNV